Proteins encoded together in one Candidatus Bathyarchaeota archaeon window:
- a CDS encoding bifunctional transaldolase/phosoglucose isomerase — MNALRELSKYGQSFWLDYIRRSLITGGELRRMVEEDGLRGVTSNPTIFQKAIAGSSDYDNVIRNSVKADSHVDVNILFEKISIEDIQLATDILRPVYEETKGSDGFVSLELSPLLARDTEGSINEARRLWKIIKRPNVMLKVPGTKEGIPVIEQLIEEGINVNVTLLFSLSQYESVAKAYMRGLEHCKDPTKVSSVASFFLSRIDKIVDKKLDEIGTPEALELKGKIAVANAKIAYKLFKEIFSGESWESLVKRGARVQRVLWASTSTKNPTYSDVMYVEELIGSDTVNTMPPVTINAFRDHGQLKLTIEEGQKEAENQFEQLSKLGINLNQITEELQKDGVRAFADSFNQLISTLEEKRQAILQKQADIRIPKFGKYQIQIAKRLDHLRKTNFIRRIWEKDYTLWTPKPLPEITDRLGWLSLPETMHDQLEDFVSFANQIKSEGFRYVVLLGMGGSSLAPEVYQKIFGNKEGYPKLLVLDSTHPSAIDYLENEIDLIKTLFIVSSKSGTTTETLSLFRYFWKKIGEVDKDRGRHFITISDPGTPLIKLAEERGFRRAFQATPDVGGRYSALTAFGLLPASLIGMDVHQFIDRAWTMSESCAFCVSSNEATGLIIGSALGELTKIGIDKVTFLTSSSIGSFPDWVEQLIAESIGKDGKGIIPIVNEPITTPDNYGEDRFFVHFFSKEDDEADLEGLVETLEKKGHPMISINFTDKLNLSQEIYGWELAIAAAGSIIGVHPFNQPNVQMAKDLAKKMMDKTEKGIKDNEKVETISIEDKENLSKAMKEWINQAKKGDYIAIQAYLPRTVETNKVLQKIRIEFLNRYKLATTFGYGPRFLHSTGQLHKGGPNTGLFIQLIDELEEDLAVPETSYTFGTLIKAQALGDYKALRQLNRRILRINLKRDIIDGLSSLNELIKE; from the coding sequence TTGAACGCATTGAGAGAACTTTCAAAGTATGGTCAATCATTTTGGCTTGATTATATTAGACGGAGTTTGATTACAGGTGGTGAACTCCGTCGCATGGTAGAGGAAGACGGTCTACGTGGTGTTACGAGTAATCCAACAATATTCCAAAAAGCAATAGCGGGGAGCTCGGATTACGATAATGTAATAAGAAATTCTGTTAAAGCCGACTCTCATGTGGATGTAAATATTCTTTTTGAGAAAATATCGATTGAAGATATCCAGTTAGCGACTGATATCTTAAGACCAGTTTATGAAGAAACTAAGGGCTCTGATGGTTTCGTCAGCTTAGAACTATCTCCACTTCTAGCGCGTGATACTGAAGGTAGTATTAATGAAGCCCGCCGATTATGGAAAATTATTAAACGTCCTAATGTAATGCTGAAAGTACCTGGGACAAAGGAAGGAATACCAGTCATTGAACAACTTATAGAAGAGGGCATAAATGTTAATGTCACTTTACTTTTCTCTTTATCGCAATATGAATCGGTAGCTAAAGCATATATGAGAGGTTTAGAGCATTGCAAAGATCCCACCAAAGTATCATCAGTAGCCTCATTCTTTTTGAGCAGGATTGATAAGATCGTTGATAAAAAATTAGATGAAATAGGTACACCCGAGGCTCTTGAACTTAAAGGCAAAATTGCGGTAGCTAATGCGAAAATAGCTTACAAGCTTTTTAAAGAAATATTTAGTGGGGAAAGTTGGGAGAGTCTGGTGAAACGTGGGGCACGAGTTCAACGAGTGTTATGGGCAAGTACCAGCACTAAAAATCCAACTTATTCTGATGTAATGTACGTTGAAGAGCTAATAGGTTCCGACACAGTAAATACTATGCCACCTGTAACTATAAACGCATTTCGAGATCATGGCCAGCTGAAACTGACAATAGAAGAAGGACAAAAGGAAGCTGAAAACCAATTTGAGCAATTAAGTAAATTGGGTATTAATCTTAACCAAATTACAGAAGAATTACAAAAAGATGGCGTTAGGGCCTTTGCAGATTCATTCAATCAATTAATTTCTACATTGGAAGAAAAACGCCAAGCAATATTACAGAAGCAAGCGGATATTCGCATTCCTAAATTCGGTAAATATCAAATTCAAATTGCTAAACGGCTAGATCATCTAAGAAAAACTAATTTCATAAGGAGAATTTGGGAGAAGGATTACACTCTATGGACTCCAAAACCTCTACCTGAGATTACCGATCGATTGGGATGGCTATCTCTTCCTGAGACTATGCACGACCAGCTTGAAGATTTTGTGTCTTTTGCAAATCAAATCAAATCAGAAGGATTTAGATATGTGGTCTTATTGGGAATGGGAGGATCAAGTCTAGCACCAGAAGTCTATCAAAAAATCTTTGGAAATAAAGAGGGATATCCAAAACTCTTAGTTCTCGACAGTACTCATCCATCAGCTATTGATTACTTAGAGAATGAAATAGATCTAATCAAAACTTTATTCATAGTATCTAGCAAATCTGGAACTACGACGGAAACTCTTTCTCTATTTAGATATTTCTGGAAAAAGATTGGTGAAGTAGATAAAGATCGTGGTCGTCATTTTATTACGATCTCTGATCCTGGGACTCCGTTGATCAAATTAGCAGAAGAGAGAGGTTTTCGTCGTGCTTTCCAAGCAACACCTGATGTAGGAGGAAGATATTCTGCTCTGACTGCTTTTGGATTATTACCTGCATCATTGATAGGAATGGACGTGCATCAATTTATCGATAGAGCTTGGACAATGTCTGAAAGCTGTGCTTTTTGTGTTTCTTCAAATGAAGCAACAGGATTGATCATAGGCTCTGCACTTGGTGAGCTGACAAAAATAGGAATAGATAAGGTAACATTTCTAACTTCTTCATCTATTGGAAGCTTTCCAGATTGGGTAGAGCAACTTATTGCAGAAAGTATCGGTAAAGATGGTAAAGGCATAATTCCAATAGTGAATGAACCAATAACAACGCCAGATAATTATGGAGAAGATAGGTTCTTTGTCCACTTTTTCAGTAAGGAAGATGATGAAGCAGATTTAGAAGGTCTTGTTGAAACCTTAGAGAAAAAAGGTCACCCCATGATAAGCATCAATTTTACTGATAAGCTAAATTTGAGTCAAGAGATCTATGGTTGGGAGTTGGCAATAGCTGCTGCTGGCTCCATTATTGGTGTACATCCATTTAATCAACCTAATGTCCAAATGGCTAAGGACCTAGCAAAGAAAATGATGGATAAAACAGAAAAAGGCATAAAAGACAACGAAAAAGTAGAAACAATATCGATTGAAGACAAGGAGAATTTATCAAAAGCTATGAAGGAATGGATTAATCAAGCTAAGAAAGGAGATTATATTGCTATCCAAGCTTACTTACCGAGAACAGTGGAAACAAACAAAGTATTGCAAAAAATCCGTATTGAATTCTTGAATCGCTACAAATTAGCAACTACATTTGGTTATGGTCCACGATTTTTACACTCAACCGGACAATTACATAAAGGCGGTCCTAACACTGGATTATTTATTCAATTGATAGATGAACTGGAAGAAGATTTAGCGGTTCCCGAAACTAGCTATACTTTTGGAACACTAATTAAGGCTCAAGCATTGGGAGATTATAAAGCCCTAAGGCAACTTAACCGCAGAATCCTTCGAATAAATTTGAAAAGAGACATAATTGATGGACTTTCATCATTAAATGAGTTGATAAAGGAATAG
- the gnd gene encoding decarboxylating 6-phosphogluconate dehydrogenase yields MDLGMIGLGRMGSNMVMRLLKGGHRVIGNARTKESVDHIIEKGADGAYSLDELVEKLSKPRILWMMIPAGAPVDKTIEVLLLKLDKGDIIIDGGNSNYKDSVRRAAVVKEKEMHYVDVGTSGGIWGLKEGYCLMIGGEKDIVDYLRPIFETLAPAADKGWGHVGPSGAGHLVKMIHNGIEYGLMEAYSEGFALLKSKEEFNLDLHQISEIWQYGSVVRSWLLDLIVRALSEDSELKDIKPYVADSGEGRWTVFEAIDQDIAAPVITLSLIQRLRSRDEESFSDRLLAAMRYQFGGHAIKRKE; encoded by the coding sequence ATGGATTTAGGAATGATAGGTCTTGGAAGAATGGGTTCTAATATGGTTATGCGACTTTTAAAAGGAGGTCACAGGGTCATAGGTAATGCTCGAACTAAAGAGAGCGTAGATCATATTATTGAAAAAGGCGCTGATGGTGCATATTCCCTAGATGAACTAGTAGAAAAATTATCGAAACCAAGAATTCTCTGGATGATGATTCCTGCAGGTGCACCAGTAGACAAAACGATCGAAGTATTATTGTTGAAATTGGATAAAGGTGATATTATCATTGATGGTGGGAACTCGAACTATAAGGACTCAGTTCGTAGGGCTGCTGTAGTGAAGGAAAAGGAAATGCATTATGTGGATGTAGGAACAAGCGGTGGTATTTGGGGGCTAAAGGAAGGTTATTGCTTGATGATAGGTGGTGAAAAGGATATAGTGGACTATCTAAGACCAATTTTTGAGACTCTGGCACCTGCTGCAGATAAAGGGTGGGGGCATGTAGGACCAAGTGGTGCGGGTCACTTGGTAAAAATGATACATAACGGAATAGAATATGGATTAATGGAAGCGTACTCCGAAGGTTTTGCTTTGCTAAAAAGTAAAGAAGAATTTAATCTAGATCTCCATCAAATTTCAGAGATTTGGCAATATGGCAGCGTTGTAAGATCTTGGCTTTTAGACCTTATAGTTAGGGCTTTATCTGAGGATTCCGAATTGAAAGATATTAAACCATATGTAGCTGATTCAGGAGAAGGCAGGTGGACGGTTTTTGAAGCGATAGATCAAGACATCGCTGCGCCAGTGATTACTCTGTCATTAATTCAACGCTTAAGATCACGCGATGAAGAATCCTTTTCGGATAGACTTTTGGCTGCTATGAGATATCAATTTGGTGGACATGCTATTAAACGGAAGGAATGA
- the zwf gene encoding glucose-6-phosphate dehydrogenase, which yields MSLNQIEPHIFIIFGATGNLASRKLFPAIYQISAKEELKSKSIILGVARKDMDEKKYRMLTHDMLKSAGLSIDDKDYSPWCDACLFYHSIGQGELEDYEKLAEKIKTIEKKNSMSGNRIFNMALPPSVFPKAIVGLSKAGLNHSPGWTRLVVEKPFGYDFESAKELNNLIHKYFDESQIYRIDHFLGKETVQNLLVFRFANAFFEHLWSREHVESVEITVAEKVGIEGRANYYEKIGALRDMVQNHLTQLLTMVAMEIPVAFEADSIRNEKVKVLQQIAPITSEDVVFGQYIKGKVDNKQVQGFKDEAGISSDSNTETFVALKMEIANWRWKGVPFYLQTGKRMTERLTEIVIRFHCAPISIFKPYEKTCALEPNVLIITIQPDEGFDLKFQVKSLGQPITLSSQKLKFRYSEEFGSLPDAYETLLLDVINGDQTLFVRYDEVEAAWRIYDQLLDKKIPIRIYEAGSKGPVETRQLFSSGLL from the coding sequence ATGTCGCTTAATCAAATCGAACCCCACATTTTCATAATCTTTGGTGCTACTGGCAATCTTGCCAGTCGAAAATTATTCCCAGCTATTTATCAAATATCGGCTAAAGAAGAATTGAAAAGTAAAAGCATTATTCTTGGTGTTGCTCGAAAGGATATGGATGAAAAAAAATATCGAATGTTAACTCATGATATGCTGAAATCTGCAGGATTATCAATCGATGATAAAGACTATTCTCCATGGTGTGACGCTTGCTTGTTTTACCATTCTATTGGTCAAGGAGAATTGGAGGATTATGAAAAATTAGCTGAAAAAATCAAGACCATTGAAAAGAAAAACTCGATGTCGGGAAACCGAATTTTCAACATGGCACTTCCACCAAGTGTTTTTCCAAAAGCTATTGTAGGACTTAGTAAGGCTGGTCTTAACCATAGTCCTGGGTGGACGCGTTTAGTTGTAGAAAAGCCATTTGGATATGATTTTGAGTCAGCGAAAGAACTCAATAATTTAATCCACAAATATTTCGACGAATCACAAATTTACAGAATCGATCACTTTCTTGGAAAGGAAACTGTTCAGAATTTACTGGTATTTCGTTTTGCCAATGCTTTTTTCGAACATTTATGGAGTCGTGAACACGTCGAAAGTGTTGAAATTACTGTAGCTGAGAAAGTAGGAATTGAAGGAAGAGCCAACTATTATGAGAAAATTGGCGCTCTTCGCGATATGGTTCAGAATCATCTTACTCAACTTCTAACTATGGTTGCAATGGAAATTCCAGTAGCGTTCGAAGCAGACTCGATACGTAATGAAAAGGTCAAAGTTTTACAACAAATAGCTCCAATAACTTCCGAGGATGTTGTTTTTGGACAATATATCAAAGGAAAGGTTGATAATAAACAAGTCCAGGGTTTTAAAGACGAAGCTGGCATATCCTCTGATTCAAACACTGAGACTTTTGTAGCTCTCAAGATGGAGATAGCTAATTGGCGTTGGAAAGGAGTTCCATTCTATCTTCAAACGGGCAAAAGGATGACGGAAAGACTTACTGAGATTGTAATTAGATTTCATTGTGCCCCAATATCAATTTTCAAACCATATGAAAAAACATGTGCTCTGGAACCCAACGTACTTATCATTACTATTCAACCTGATGAAGGATTTGATTTAAAATTTCAAGTAAAGTCTTTAGGGCAACCAATTACCCTCTCTAGCCAAAAGTTAAAATTCAGATATTCTGAAGAATTCGGATCACTTCCTGATGCATATGAGACCCTACTATTGGATGTTATAAATGGTGACCAAACCCTCTTTGTGCGTTATGATGAAGTAGAAGCTGCTTGGAGAATTTACGATCAATTACTAGATAAGAAGATCCCAATACGCATTTATGAAGCTGGATCTAAGGGGCCCGTTGAAACAAGACAATTGTTCTCATCTGGATTGTTGTAA
- the pgl gene encoding 6-phosphogluconolactonase — MVGSVVAEIQHYETLDLASKAIAKDIRRKIKKVLFRKNEFNLAISGGNTPNRLFTLLGSEYKDSISWQRVHIFWGDERCVQKDHPDSNYTMAYNNLISKITIPNKNIHRIITELKNPHKSALDYEELLKKFFSKGSQYTFDLMLLGMGEDGHTASLFPKSPILKEEVHWVSDVIAPSTNRPRNRITLTIPVINRSESIFFLISGKKKITIAESIFKEPKVAIKKYPAAMIRAIEDTTWYVAKN, encoded by the coding sequence ATGGTAGGATCTGTTGTGGCTGAAATTCAACATTATGAAACTCTAGATCTAGCGAGTAAGGCCATAGCCAAAGATATTAGGAGAAAAATTAAAAAGGTTTTATTTAGAAAAAATGAATTTAACCTTGCTATCTCAGGTGGAAATACTCCAAACCGTCTTTTTACCCTTTTAGGAAGCGAATATAAAGATAGCATATCTTGGCAACGCGTTCATATCTTTTGGGGTGATGAACGTTGCGTACAAAAAGACCATCCAGATAGTAACTACACTATGGCGTACAATAATCTAATTTCAAAGATTACAATTCCTAATAAAAATATTCATCGAATAATCACAGAATTAAAAAATCCACACAAATCCGCCTTAGATTATGAAGAATTACTAAAAAAATTCTTTTCGAAAGGTTCACAGTATACCTTTGATCTAATGTTATTGGGCATGGGTGAAGATGGCCATACAGCATCACTTTTTCCTAAGAGTCCAATATTGAAGGAAGAAGTACATTGGGTTTCTGATGTTATAGCCCCTTCGACCAATCGCCCTAGAAATAGAATTACACTTACCATACCGGTGATCAATCGTTCAGAATCGATTTTTTTCCTTATTTCTGGTAAAAAGAAAATTACAATTGCAGAGTCGATCTTCAAAGAACCCAAAGTAGCAATTAAAAAATATCCTGCGGCAATGATACGCGCTATTGAAGATACGACTTGGTATGTTGCTAAGAATTGA
- a CDS encoding ribulose-phosphate 3-epimerase, with protein MNTLVVPAIITDSQKDLDQMLIKVIGKVKRVQLDIMDGEFVPNTSLNFDFKLPEGIEYEAHLMIMDPLEWIRDNAHKVDLITTHIETLKDIDFTIEYVRKQGVKINLAIIPKTPIESITPYLKKIDGLLVMTVDPGSYCINKEFNPGPLEKIRELRKVDQSIPIEVDGCMNPENVKLARESGANIFASGSYILKSENIDEALIELSNAAKI; from the coding sequence ATGAATACTCTTGTAGTTCCAGCAATCATTACAGATTCCCAAAAAGATTTAGATCAGATGCTCATTAAAGTAATAGGAAAAGTGAAGAGAGTACAACTTGATATTATGGATGGGGAATTTGTTCCAAATACATCCCTAAATTTTGATTTCAAACTTCCAGAGGGTATTGAATATGAAGCTCATTTAATGATAATGGATCCTTTGGAATGGATAAGGGATAATGCACATAAAGTCGATTTAATAACGACACATATTGAGACATTAAAGGACATCGATTTTACAATCGAATATGTTAGAAAACAGGGAGTTAAGATTAATTTAGCCATAATACCAAAAACACCTATAGAGTCGATAACTCCTTATCTTAAGAAGATCGATGGATTACTAGTAATGACAGTTGACCCGGGTAGTTACTGCATAAATAAAGAATTTAATCCGGGACCATTAGAAAAGATAAGAGAGCTTAGAAAAGTAGATCAATCAATTCCAATAGAAGTAGATGGTTGTATGAATCCTGAAAATGTAAAACTTGCAAGAGAATCTGGTGCCAATATTTTTGCATCTGGATCTTATATCCTCAAGAGTGAAAATATAGATGAAGCGCTAATAGAGTTAAGTAATGCAGCGAAAATTTGA
- a CDS encoding ATP-binding protein yields the protein MKITISDKLLLGFGFLILLLALSAYISYQQTTYINQDVHQIVYVALPLEEAVLEMEIGVWETAIEVLKYVRDPDADTKESVSVSAANFERTAAEYRWMAETDEQEELGKEVATLYLEFKQSGDQIMNLTDQQTTELQIFRESVENIEELIDEKLKISIDRRVLRAEMKLESALGMENNIEEYVAAIESYLDSQDPTLLEEILDAEVEFEQFHNQYRETNPSTEETRLIIQIDENFRKAKKAGNEVIILTDNLNELLDQFEEDLEEIDNMIEDEIHPLIHAQTVKSAENAKSSGTVVTTSLIIMSVLGLSFGVGAALVIIQGISKPLFSLIEGAKKIGGGSYEYRIDLKTKDEIGTLTNAFNSMADQLQSRELMKDRFISSATHELRTPLVSIKGFIDRVTKGKSGRLPDQVTLELEIVKRNTERLLSLVNELLEVRRMESGKLKLNLKPIDLQEVIQHCAKEIQPLIEQKKQRFNLKVPRGRLPIKGDSVRLSQALMNLLDNASKFTPESGKIAFTVKNMKKSIQVQVKDTGIGIRKKDLGKIFEPFADIEKSSYVRGTGLGLSVTKGLIKGHKGRIGVESSGEGKGTTFTFTIPRIYGEK from the coding sequence ATGAAGATTACAATATCCGATAAGTTGTTGCTGGGTTTCGGATTTCTGATACTTTTATTGGCATTAAGTGCTTATATTTCATATCAGCAGACCACCTATATTAATCAAGATGTGCACCAGATCGTCTATGTAGCATTACCACTTGAAGAAGCCGTACTAGAGATGGAGATCGGTGTTTGGGAAACAGCTATTGAGGTCTTAAAATATGTCCGAGATCCAGATGCGGATACTAAAGAAAGTGTAAGCGTTTCCGCTGCTAACTTTGAGAGGACTGCAGCAGAATATCGATGGATGGCTGAGACTGATGAACAAGAGGAGTTGGGTAAAGAAGTCGCGACACTCTATTTAGAATTTAAACAATCAGGTGATCAAATCATGAACCTTACGGATCAGCAAACAACCGAGCTTCAGATATTCAGGGAGAGCGTCGAAAATATTGAAGAATTAATTGACGAGAAACTCAAGATATCCATCGATAGAAGGGTTTTAAGGGCTGAGATGAAATTAGAATCTGCGCTTGGTATGGAAAATAATATTGAAGAATACGTGGCTGCGATTGAAAGCTATCTAGATAGCCAAGATCCCACCCTACTGGAAGAGATCTTGGATGCAGAAGTAGAATTTGAGCAATTCCACAACCAATATCGAGAAACTAACCCATCAACTGAGGAGACTCGCTTGATCATCCAGATAGACGAAAACTTCAGAAAAGCCAAGAAGGCTGGCAATGAAGTAATAATACTAACGGATAATTTGAATGAACTTCTAGATCAGTTTGAAGAAGATCTTGAGGAAATAGATAATATGATCGAAGATGAGATCCATCCTTTAATACATGCGCAGACAGTCAAGTCAGCAGAAAATGCCAAGAGTTCTGGCACGGTAGTGACGACTTCATTGATAATAATGAGTGTTTTAGGGTTATCTTTCGGAGTTGGTGCAGCATTAGTTATTATCCAAGGAATATCCAAACCCCTTTTCAGCTTAATAGAGGGAGCAAAGAAAATTGGTGGTGGATCCTACGAGTATCGGATTGACCTAAAGACAAAAGATGAGATCGGCACTTTAACTAACGCTTTCAATAGTATGGCTGATCAACTTCAATCGCGCGAGCTAATGAAGGATCGATTCATATCTTCAGCCACTCATGAGCTAAGAACTCCTCTGGTATCCATTAAAGGCTTCATAGATCGAGTTACTAAAGGAAAATCGGGTAGATTACCTGATCAAGTAACATTGGAATTAGAAATAGTAAAGCGAAATACTGAACGTCTTTTAAGCCTAGTCAACGAACTGCTAGAAGTCCGTCGCATGGAATCTGGAAAGCTCAAATTAAACCTTAAGCCAATAGACCTCCAAGAGGTCATTCAGCATTGCGCAAAAGAAATTCAACCATTAATTGAACAAAAAAAACAAAGATTCAACTTAAAAGTTCCAAGAGGTCGCTTACCAATCAAAGGGGATAGCGTCAGACTCAGCCAAGCTCTAATGAACCTACTAGACAATGCATCTAAATTCACTCCCGAAAGCGGAAAAATAGCATTTACTGTTAAAAATATGAAGAAAAGCATTCAAGTTCAAGTAAAAGATACGGGGATTGGCATTAGAAAAAAGGATCTTGGAAAGATTTTTGAACCATTTGCAGATATCGAGAAATCTAGTTATGTTAGGGGTACTGGATTGGGTCTAAGTGTAACCAAAGGCCTAATTAAAGGTCATAAAGGGAGGATAGGGGTAGAGTCTTCTGGTGAAGGGAAAGGAACCACATTTACTTTCACTATACCAAGAATATATGGGGAGAAGTGA
- the acs gene encoding acetate--CoA ligase: MSKKAIETLLKENRLFRPPKSFKSSAHIKSEKIYEEAEKDFEGFWEKAAENLNWSRKWERTLEWKPPFAKWFLGGKINASYNCLDRHLKNWRKNKAAIIWEGEPGDWCVYTYNDLYREVNKFSNVLKSLGVKKGDRVTIYLPMIPEMVIAVLACARIGAPHSVVFGGFSADSLSDRIIDAQSKVLVTADGGFRRGNIVRLKDNADLALKKCPFVEHVVVVHRGAMDSSRVSFTPGRDIWWHRLMETATLYCKPEEMDSEDMLYILYTSGTTGKPKGVVHTTGGYLVGTYLTTKWVFDLKDEDIYWCTADVGWVTGHSYIIYGPLSNGATVIIYEGSPDYPDKDRFWSIVEKYGVTVFYTAPTAIRAFMKWGDEYPSRHDLSSLRLLGTVGEPINPEAWIWYHEKIGNSNCPVVDTWWQTETGMILITPLPGITSLKPGSATKPFPSIEAEVVDEHGKKTEGGYLVLKKPWPAMLRTIYGDPERYKEHYFTKIPGMYFTGDGCKKDKNGYFWLLGRVDDVMNVAGHRISTMEVESALVAHPSVAESAVIGKSHDVKGQAIAAFVTLRSKAKDSSQLIDELIQHVAKKIGPIAKPEILFFTHELPKTRSGKIMRRLLRDIAEGKALGDTTTLADPSVMEELKQKYEEKYES; this comes from the coding sequence ATGTCAAAGAAGGCAATAGAGACTCTTTTAAAAGAAAACAGATTATTTCGCCCTCCCAAATCATTCAAGTCTTCAGCTCATATAAAATCAGAGAAAATATACGAGGAGGCTGAAAAGGATTTTGAGGGATTTTGGGAAAAAGCAGCAGAGAACTTGAATTGGTCTAGAAAGTGGGAAAGAACCCTAGAGTGGAAACCGCCCTTTGCAAAGTGGTTTCTCGGGGGCAAGATCAACGCCTCATACAACTGCCTAGATCGGCATCTTAAAAATTGGAGAAAGAATAAGGCCGCAATTATATGGGAGGGAGAGCCCGGTGATTGGTGCGTATATACTTACAATGACCTTTATCGTGAAGTAAATAAATTTTCGAATGTATTAAAGTCGCTAGGTGTCAAAAAAGGAGATCGCGTTACAATTTATCTTCCGATGATCCCAGAGATGGTAATAGCTGTTCTTGCCTGCGCTCGTATAGGCGCCCCACATAGTGTTGTTTTCGGAGGATTTTCTGCAGATTCTCTTAGTGATCGGATAATTGATGCGCAATCAAAAGTGCTAGTAACAGCAGATGGTGGTTTCAGGAGAGGTAACATTGTTAGGCTTAAAGACAATGCTGATCTTGCGCTAAAAAAATGTCCATTTGTAGAGCATGTTGTAGTTGTTCACCGCGGTGCTATGGATTCTTCAAGAGTATCTTTCACTCCCGGGAGGGATATTTGGTGGCATCGCCTAATGGAAACTGCAACACTCTACTGCAAGCCTGAGGAGATGGACTCAGAAGATATGCTCTACATACTATACACTAGTGGGACTACAGGAAAACCTAAAGGTGTAGTGCATACAACCGGTGGCTATCTCGTAGGGACATATTTGACAACAAAGTGGGTTTTTGATCTAAAGGATGAAGATATTTATTGGTGCACTGCAGACGTCGGATGGGTGACAGGACATAGCTATATAATCTACGGCCCCCTATCAAACGGTGCGACAGTCATTATATATGAGGGTTCACCAGATTACCCCGATAAAGATCGCTTCTGGTCTATTGTGGAGAAGTATGGCGTGACTGTTTTCTATACAGCCCCAACAGCTATAAGAGCATTCATGAAATGGGGGGATGAATATCCCAGTCGCCATGATCTATCATCTCTACGCTTACTGGGCACGGTCGGTGAGCCAATAAATCCTGAGGCATGGATATGGTATCATGAAAAAATCGGAAATAGCAACTGCCCTGTGGTCGACACTTGGTGGCAAACTGAAACAGGCATGATTCTAATTACCCCCCTACCTGGGATTACCTCGTTAAAACCTGGTTCAGCAACAAAACCTTTCCCCAGCATAGAAGCTGAGGTAGTTGATGAACATGGTAAGAAAACTGAAGGAGGATATTTGGTGCTCAAAAAACCATGGCCGGCCATGCTACGAACGATTTATGGAGATCCTGAGCGCTATAAAGAACACTACTTTACCAAAATTCCTGGAATGTACTTTACTGGCGACGGTTGCAAAAAGGACAAGAACGGATATTTTTGGCTCTTGGGTCGGGTAGATGATGTAATGAATGTCGCGGGGCACAGGATAAGCACGATGGAGGTCGAAAGTGCTCTAGTAGCCCATCCCTCAGTTGCAGAATCCGCAGTAATAGGAAAGAGTCATGATGTAAAAGGCCAGGCAATCGCAGCTTTCGTAACGTTAAGGAGTAAAGCAAAAGATTCATCGCAACTAATAGACGAATTAATCCAACATGTTGCAAAAAAAATTGGCCCCATTGCAAAACCCGAAATTCTGTTTTTTACACACGAACTGCCAAAAACTAGGAGTGGAAAGATTATGAGAAGATTACTAAGGGACATTGCAGAAGGTAAAGCCCTTGGAGATACTACAACACTTGCCGATCCATCGGTAATGGAAGAACTCAAACAGAAGTACGAAGAAAAATATGAGAGTTAA
- a CDS encoding cold shock domain-containing protein — protein MEGTVKFYNAPRGYGFISNDEGGKDTYVHRDDIQDGAELNEGDKVSFDIEQEDRGPRAKNVKKL, from the coding sequence ATGGAAGGTACAGTTAAATTCTATAACGCTCCTAGAGGTTATGGATTTATCTCCAACGACGAAGGTGGTAAAGACACTTATGTCCATAGAGATGATATCCAAGATGGCGCCGAACTTAATGAAGGAGACAAAGTCTCTTTTGATATTGAGCAAGAGGACAGAGGGCCTAGAGCAAAGAACGTTAAGAAATTATAG